One Gammaproteobacteria bacterium genomic window, TGGAAGGGCTCTTCACCGGCAACGTCGGCGTCGCTGATGCCGTGGACCGCGGAGGCTTCGGCGGGGATGGGGATTTCCGGGTTGAAGCGGCGAACCCTGTCCACGACCCGGCCATCCGGATACAGGATGAGCAGCGCCAGCTCGACGATGCGGTCTTCGCTGCGGTTCAGACCGGTGGTTTCGAGGTCGAGGAAGGCGACGGGACGGGCCAGGCTGATGGGGAGCGCAGGATCCATGGGCGATGGGTCAAGGGGGCTTCGGCGGCGCGGGCGCGCACATCCGGCGGCCGCCCCGCCCGGGTGCGATTCCGGGAGCGTTGAGTCTGGCAGCGGCAAAGCCGCAATGCCAGATTGGCGGCGGATCGGCTCGTCCGGAAGATTGTCGGCTGATCCCGATTCACGGCACCGGGCGGGGCACGAACGCATCTCCGGGGGGCGCTACGGTACGCGTGGGAGTCGACCCGCCCGCGACTCTGAAGCGCCAGACGACGATGGCGCCTATCGCGATTCCTCCAGCCGCTGCGAGGACCGCGGTCATGCGCGAATTCAGCTCCTTCTGCTGCAGTTCGGCGATGTGGCCCAACGGGATGCCCACCGTGTCGATACCCGTTCCGAAGGCCTGGCCCGCGCGGGCCAGCACCGCGGAACCCACCACCACGTACAGGCTGTCGGAGTCCGACCCCACGACCTCACCTTCGGGGTTCGGACTCTGCCGGCCCGTCCGCATCTCGAAGCTCTCCTGACCCGAGCGGGTGAGCAGGGCCCGCGCCCGGGATCCGGGAGCAATGCCCTGTACTCCCTCCACGGCGCGATACGAGTAACAGCCCGCCATCGCCCAGGCGATGCAGCCGGCCAGCAGGAAAACCGCCGTCCTTCCTGCGGTCATCAGTGCCCTCATCAGGTCCTTCCTCGAGATGCTCTTCGGCTACTGACCCGGCGGCAGGATCTCGTCGAGCCGTCCCTCGAGCCGCCGTTTCAGGGCCCGGTGTCCCTCGGTGGGCGGATAGAGGGAGCCGGGTCGAACGGCCTCCCCGTTCAGCGCGACGTAGAGGCTCTGCGCCTGCTGCTGAAGACCGGCCAGTTCCTGGTTCGCTTGGCCCGAAGCCCCCTCCCGAGCCTGCTCGATGCGGTTTAGGGTCGAGAGCAGGCCCAACAGGAAGGTCTCCCGACCCCGCTGCTGGGTCGGGGTGATCAGGTCGGCCATCATCGGATCCAGCTCGACGCTGACTTCACGGGTCCGCTCCTCGCCCCCGGCCGCGATGGTGACCGCGTAGGTGCCCGCGGAGACGAACGGCCCTCGCCGCTCGATGGTCCGCGGAAGCTCGGGGGAGCCCTGGCGTTCCCAAGTCTCCATCGGGTCGGACGGCACGCCGTGGCGAAGATCCCAGTTTACCCTGTGTACGCCCGCTTCTCCGGGGACCCGCATCTCCCGGACCACTCCGCCACCGGGGCCCCTGACGGTCAGTGTGGCGTCTCCGCCGCTACCGGATCCGATCCGGTAGGTGACGGCAACCCCGTCGTCAGGGTTCCTCCCGTGGAACTCCGCGTTGCCCCTGTACGAGGTATCCTTCCGGTAGCTGAAAACGGTCCCGTCCCGGATGGAGAAGAGGTGGAGCGGTGCGGAGACTATGTCCGCGGTCCATTCCGCCAGGTATCGCGTGTCGTCCAGGATCAGGACGCTCAGTCCGTGGGTCCCGAGCACCAGGTCCTTCTCCCGGGGGTGGATCAGCAGGTCGTCGTAGAGGGTCGTCGGGAGATTGGGCACCTTCGCCCAGTTGGCGCCCGCGTCGGCGCTGGCGAAAACGGCGTGCTCGGTGCCGACGAAAAGCACATCCGGGTTGTCGGAGTGCTCCGCCAATACGTTCACGGAGCCCGACGGCAGACCGGCGGCCAGCGACTGCCAGGTGCGGCCGAAGTCCGTGGTCCGGGCCACGTAGGCCTCGAAGTCCCCGTCTCGGTGCGCGTCGAAGGTGGCGTAGGCTGTGCCGGGCGCGGCGGCCGAACCCACCACCCGGCTCACATAGGTGCCGTCCGGGACGCCCTCAACGTTGCGGCCCACCTCCGTCCAGGTATCGCCGCCGTCGCGGGAGACCTGGACGTTGCCGTCGTCGGTGCCCACCCAGAGGATGTCGGGGTCCAGGGGGGACTCGGCGATGGTGACGATCGAACCGTAGTTCGACACCCCATCGTTCCTCGAAATCCCTATGTCCGTCCCGCGCACGCCCATGAGTTCCAGGGCGTCAGGGTCGATGGCTCGGGTCAGGTCCTCGGTCCGCTGCCAGCTCTCGCCCCGGTTCGGGGAGATGAAGAGGCGGTTCCCGGCTACGTACACGCGCTGCGGATCGTGCTGCGACACCAGGCTCGGCGAGACCCAATCGAAGCGGTATTGCTCACCCTCGGGCGGGCGGGGACGAATGTCGAGGATGTCGCCGGTTTCGGTATCGACCCGGGTATAGGCGCCGTTCTGGGAGTTGCCATAGGCGTAACGGGGGCTGGTGGGATCCGGCTGCCAGTACATCCCGTCGCTGAAGCCGATCTGTCTCCAGTCGTCGTCGATGATCCCGATCCAGTGACGGGTGCGGGAAGGACCCATCCACGAGTGGTTGTCCTGCGATCCCCCGTAGACCTGGTAGGGATCCTGCATGTCCACGCCGATGTCGTAGAACTGGGCGATCGGCAGGTTGTAGGATGCCCGAAAAGTCTGCCCGCGATCGTAGGTCTCGTAGAAGCCGCCGTCCCCCGCCAGGTACAGGTGATCCGGGTCGCTCGGATCGATCCAGAGCGCGTGGTGGTCCCCGTGGACGCCCACGTCGTAGGTGAACGTCTCCGCGATCAGCTCGAAGCTCCGGC contains:
- a CDS encoding glycosyl hydrolase encodes the protein MSTCRISPSWYAVSFLGFVLLALAPSVLARPLLGQSPAPVSTADLQAFQPRAIGPTAAGGRIHVVQALPDNPSTIFAATASGGLWKTTNRGHTWTNVFEAMPVSTFGDVAIAPSDPRIVYAGTGEQNNRQSTSWGNGVYRSDDGGDSWRHLGLEETRHIGRVTVHPDDPDVAWVAAQGNLWSGSDERGVYKTTDGGNSWRKVLAGANQWTGATDLALDPSNADVVYAAMYQRLRRAWGFNGGGPGSGIFRSSDGGESWTEITEGIPAGDKGRIGLAVTASDPSVVMATIQHGTDEGTGTYRSEDGGDSWSKVNDLNPRPMYYSKIFIDPNEADRVYILGGSAFKSEDAGRSFELIAETFTYDVGVHGDHHALWIDPSDPDHLYLAGDGGFYETYDRGQTFRASYNLPIAQFYDIGVDMQDPYQVYGGSQDNHSWMGPSRTRHWIGIIDDDWRQIGFSDGMYWQPDPTSPRYAYGNSQNGAYTRVDTETGDILDIRPRPPEGEQYRFDWVSPSLVSQHDPQRVYVAGNRLFISPNRGESWQRTEDLTRAIDPDALELMGVRGTDIGISRNDGVSNYGSIVTIAESPLDPDILWVGTDDGNVQVSRDGGDTWTEVGRNVEGVPDGTYVSRVVGSAAAPGTAYATFDAHRDGDFEAYVARTTDFGRTWQSLAAGLPSGSVNVLAEHSDNPDVLFVGTEHAVFASADAGANWAKVPNLPTTLYDDLLIHPREKDLVLGTHGLSVLILDDTRYLAEWTADIVSAPLHLFSIRDGTVFSYRKDTSYRGNAEFHGRNPDDGVAVTYRIGSGSGGDATLTVRGPGGGVVREMRVPGEAGVHRVNWDLRHGVPSDPMETWERQGSPELPRTIERRGPFVSAGTYAVTIAAGGEERTREVSVELDPMMADLITPTQQRGRETFLLGLLSTLNRIEQAREGASGQANQELAGLQQQAQSLYVALNGEAVRPGSLYPPTEGHRALKRRLEGRLDEILPPGQ